From a region of the Streptacidiphilus albus JL83 genome:
- a CDS encoding RNA polymerase sigma factor SigF, producing MDRGTAVASHGLQAAQDVSPSWPLVEAPPVADGVDPGAVGPADARELSKALFVRLASLEEGTHEYQYVRNTLVELNLTLVRYAAGRFHHRSEPMEDIVQVGTIGLIKAVGRFDPERGTEFTTFALPTIIGEIKRFFRDTSWGVHVPRRLQELRLALARATDELEQGLDRAPTSAELAEHLGLTPQEVCEGRVAANGYSVASLDAQPGDDESCSGASLAEYVGAPDPGMERVENFESLKPLMAGFPERERTIMSLRFGAELTQAEIGAELGLSQMQVSRLLTKALRSLRTQLLADQ from the coding sequence ATGGACCGCGGTACCGCAGTCGCGTCGCACGGCCTGCAAGCAGCCCAGGACGTCTCCCCGTCGTGGCCGCTGGTGGAGGCGCCGCCGGTGGCGGACGGTGTCGACCCGGGCGCGGTCGGTCCGGCGGACGCGCGCGAGCTGTCGAAGGCGCTGTTCGTCCGGCTGGCGTCCCTGGAGGAGGGGACGCACGAGTACCAGTACGTCCGGAACACCCTGGTGGAGCTGAACCTGACCCTGGTCCGGTACGCGGCGGGCCGGTTCCACCACCGCAGTGAGCCGATGGAGGACATCGTCCAGGTCGGGACGATCGGTCTGATCAAGGCCGTCGGCCGGTTCGACCCGGAGCGCGGCACCGAGTTCACGACGTTCGCGCTGCCGACGATCATCGGCGAGATCAAGCGCTTCTTCCGCGACACCAGCTGGGGCGTCCACGTCCCGCGCCGGCTGCAGGAACTGCGGCTGGCGCTGGCCCGGGCCACCGACGAGCTGGAGCAGGGCCTCGACCGCGCGCCCACCTCCGCCGAGCTGGCCGAGCACCTGGGGCTGACGCCGCAGGAGGTCTGCGAGGGGCGGGTCGCGGCGAACGGGTACTCGGTCGCCTCGCTGGACGCCCAGCCCGGCGACGACGAGAGCTGCTCCGGCGCCTCCCTCGCCGAGTACGTCGGCGCGCCGGACCCGGGGATGGAGCGGGTCGAGAACTTCGAATCCCTCAAACCGCTCATGGCCGGGTTCCCGGAGCGGGAGCGGACGATCATGTCGCTGCGCTTCGGCGCGGAGCTGACCCAGGCCGAGATCGGCGCGGAACTGGGCCTCTCGCAGATGCAGGTCTCCCGGCTGCTCACCAAGGCGCTGCGGAGCCTGCGCACCCAGCTGCTCGCGGACCAGTGA
- a CDS encoding lipase family protein, with protein MSRQSVRRLTVATAAAMAITAAPLATATAARAATPGAATADSFYSYDGSAPLSSFAPGTVLRTRTLQYHVEGISTPLTAIQLLYRTTDALGRPSANVTTVVRSLTGDSSKAVSYQSFYDSLNPADGPSRAIAGDVSLGGTIANFESVALSALLAQGYNLVIPDTEGQSADFAAGPEYGTDTLDSIRAATSSVATGLNSDTKFGLMGYSGGAIATDWAAALAPSYAPDVNRNLVGFAEGGLLVDPAHNLSYVSGALAWSGVIPMALIGVSRSYDIDLTQYMSSYGQQVYNQLQSASIVDALGHYPGLTWQDMAKPQYADPDSAPAFVAAVNRINLGSAPTPTVPGYIAQGDGGVFEGTFGDPAGIGTGDGVMVVGDVRALANQYCATGDGSIEYNQFDALSHVGTAAVWAPLAVSWLNDRFAGKAAPSDCGRIPAGNSLAPERTVPTS; from the coding sequence ATGTCCAGACAGTCCGTTCGACGGCTGACCGTCGCCACCGCCGCAGCGATGGCGATCACCGCCGCCCCGCTCGCCACCGCGACGGCGGCGCGCGCCGCGACACCCGGCGCCGCCACAGCCGACTCGTTCTACAGCTACGACGGCAGCGCACCGCTGTCCTCCTTCGCACCGGGCACCGTGCTCAGGACCCGGACGCTGCAGTACCACGTCGAGGGCATCTCCACGCCGCTCACCGCGATCCAGCTGCTCTACCGCACCACCGACGCCCTGGGCCGGCCGTCCGCCAACGTGACCACGGTGGTGCGCAGCCTCACTGGCGACAGCAGCAAGGCCGTGTCCTACCAGTCCTTCTACGACTCGCTGAACCCGGCGGACGGGCCGTCCCGGGCCATCGCCGGCGACGTGAGCCTGGGCGGCACCATCGCCAACTTCGAATCGGTGGCCCTGTCGGCACTGCTGGCCCAGGGCTACAACCTCGTCATCCCGGACACCGAGGGGCAGTCCGCGGACTTCGCGGCCGGGCCCGAGTACGGCACGGACACCCTGGACTCGATCCGGGCCGCGACCAGCTCCGTCGCGACCGGGCTGAACTCCGACACCAAGTTCGGTCTGATGGGCTACTCCGGCGGCGCCATCGCGACCGACTGGGCGGCGGCGCTGGCCCCGAGCTACGCGCCCGACGTCAACAGGAACCTGGTGGGCTTCGCCGAGGGCGGCCTGCTGGTCGATCCGGCGCACAACCTCAGCTACGTCAGCGGCGCCCTGGCCTGGTCCGGCGTCATACCCATGGCGCTCATCGGGGTCTCCCGGTCGTACGACATCGACCTCACCCAGTACATGAGCAGCTACGGCCAGCAGGTGTACAACCAGCTGCAGAGCGCCTCGATCGTCGACGCCCTCGGCCACTACCCCGGCTTGACCTGGCAGGACATGGCGAAACCGCAGTACGCCGACCCGGACTCGGCACCGGCGTTCGTCGCCGCGGTCAACCGGATCAACCTCGGCTCGGCGCCCACCCCGACCGTCCCCGGGTACATCGCCCAGGGCGACGGGGGCGTGTTCGAGGGGACCTTCGGCGACCCGGCCGGCATCGGCACCGGTGACGGCGTCATGGTCGTCGGCGATGTGCGGGCCCTGGCCAACCAGTACTGCGCCACCGGCGACGGCTCCATCGAGTACAACCAGTTCGACGCGCTCAGCCACGTCGGAACGGCCGCGGTCTGGGCGCCGCTGGCGGTGTCATGGCTCAACGACCGCTTCGCGGGCAAGGCCGCGCCGTCCGACTGCGGCCGGATCCCCGCCGGCAACTCGCTGGCGCCGGAGCGCACAGTGCCGACGTCCTGA
- a CDS encoding ATP-binding protein, translating into MPDTRPPLGGLPEGGQIRRLALVGTRGAVARSRDFTRQALEDWQWLPGVTEGQREVAEDVLLLVSELVTNANLHAGGAIELLLHGTKERLRVEVSDGSAERPVPRTPYQPSRPGGHGLYVIARLSTAWGCEPRPRGKSVWVEVATP; encoded by the coding sequence ATGCCAGACACGCGCCCGCCGCTGGGTGGACTGCCCGAAGGCGGCCAGATCCGCCGCCTGGCCCTGGTCGGCACCAGGGGCGCGGTCGCTCGCAGCCGTGACTTCACCCGCCAGGCGCTGGAGGACTGGCAGTGGCTGCCCGGAGTGACCGAGGGACAGCGGGAGGTGGCCGAGGACGTGCTGCTGCTCGTCTCCGAGCTGGTCACCAATGCCAACCTGCACGCGGGCGGCGCGATCGAACTGCTGCTCCACGGCACCAAGGAGCGGCTGCGGGTGGAGGTCAGCGACGGGAGCGCGGAGCGCCCCGTCCCGCGCACGCCGTACCAGCCGTCCCGTCCCGGCGGCCACGGTCTCTACGTCATCGCCCGGCTCTCCACCGCCTGGGGGTGCGAGCCGCGGCCCCGGGGCAAGTCGGTGTGGGTCGAAGTCGCCACCCCCTGA
- a CDS encoding STAS domain-containing protein, with translation MNRAGAAAEPPATSGFRVGSRRVGAAVVVAVEGELDLDSAPALTAELNRALEDRGTGAIVVDCRDMTFCDSTGLNALLAARLRAEAQGTALHLAAVPPATNRMFGITGADTVFQLHPDVGTALGAA, from the coding sequence ATGAACCGTGCAGGTGCCGCCGCGGAGCCGCCCGCCACGAGCGGCTTCAGGGTGGGCAGCCGCCGGGTGGGAGCCGCCGTCGTCGTGGCCGTCGAGGGGGAGCTGGACCTCGACTCGGCCCCCGCGCTGACCGCCGAGCTCAACCGGGCCCTGGAGGACCGGGGGACCGGCGCGATCGTGGTCGACTGCCGGGACATGACCTTCTGCGACTCCACCGGTCTCAACGCGCTGCTCGCGGCGAGGCTCCGGGCCGAGGCGCAGGGGACGGCGCTGCACCTGGCCGCCGTTCCGCCGGCCACCAACCGGATGTTCGGGATCACCGGAGCGGATACCGTGTTCCAGCTCCACCCCGATGTCGGGACGGCCCTGGGGGCGGCGTGA
- a CDS encoding SH3 domain-containing protein produces the protein MRHPGSGGLTGRIPVPSVFAGFSGDGRYFDVCRVDDLVCDTHTRPGTLAWQQDLFSFVQLALSGQPFPHTTYGLPGPARVLADQVAGEAASAAMAQYYELHPLPSRPPYGTPEQTLGTDVRVRSAPATDSEIVATLAAPTTVYAACQTHAESVTYGGVTNNVWSYLSDRHGWISNVFVKGPAWLPGVPQCTGPVPPSGATGPFHCDIGGDAHDWCARVTAVQADSVLSMWNQPNYTSGRNGYQGHNGNELILDCWTTGAPDAHGTGDRYWFAVDDGANFTGFVNDRYLTTGSRAQWSKVVPACKPS, from the coding sequence ATGCGCCATCCCGGCTCCGGCGGGCTGACCGGGCGGATCCCGGTCCCGTCCGTGTTCGCCGGGTTCTCCGGCGACGGCCGCTACTTCGACGTCTGCCGGGTGGACGACCTCGTCTGTGACACCCACACCCGGCCGGGCACCCTGGCCTGGCAGCAGGACCTGTTCTCCTTCGTCCAGCTCGCCCTGTCCGGGCAGCCGTTCCCGCACACCACGTACGGCCTGCCCGGCCCGGCCCGGGTCCTCGCCGACCAGGTCGCCGGCGAGGCCGCCTCGGCCGCCATGGCCCAGTACTACGAACTGCACCCGCTGCCCTCGCGGCCACCGTACGGAACGCCCGAGCAGACGCTCGGCACCGATGTCCGCGTCCGCAGCGCTCCGGCCACCGACTCCGAGATCGTGGCCACGCTGGCCGCCCCGACGACGGTCTACGCGGCCTGCCAGACCCACGCGGAGTCCGTCACCTACGGAGGCGTCACCAACAACGTGTGGTCCTACCTCTCCGACCGGCACGGCTGGATCAGCAACGTGTTCGTCAAGGGACCGGCCTGGCTGCCCGGCGTCCCGCAGTGCACCGGCCCGGTGCCGCCCTCGGGCGCGACCGGACCGTTCCACTGCGACATCGGCGGCGACGCCCACGACTGGTGCGCCCGGGTCACCGCCGTCCAGGCCGACTCGGTCCTGTCCATGTGGAACCAGCCGAACTACACGAGCGGCAGGAACGGCTACCAGGGCCACAACGGCAACGAGCTCATCCTGGACTGCTGGACCACCGGCGCCCCGGACGCCCACGGAACCGGTGACCGGTACTGGTTCGCGGTCGACGACGGCGCCAACTTCACCGGTTTCGTCAACGACCGCTACCTGACGACCGGCAGCCGTGCCCAGTGGAGCAAGGTCGTCCCCGCCTGCAAGCCGTCCTGA
- a CDS encoding HAMP domain-containing protein, producing MDDTIADNGAQLTARGGAPRSAGAVGEADLRQLLAGLTAVRDGDFGTRLPGDGEGLLGEIATVFNGMVDQLSLFTSEVTRVAREVGTEGRLGGQAEVPGVSGTWADLTDSVNAMAGNLTTQVRDIAQVATAVAQGDLSQKIDVDARGEILELKNTVNTMVDQLSSFGAEVTRVAREVGSEGRLGGQAEVPGVGGVWRDLTDSVNFMAGNLTDQVRNIAQVTTAVAQGDLSQKITVDARGEILELKNTINTMVDQLSAFADEVTRVAREVGTEGALGGQAQVPGVGGTWRDLTESVNSMAGNLTAQVRSIAQVATAVARGDLSQKIRVDARGEILELKETINTMVDQLSAFADEVTRVAREVGTEGNLGGQATVRGVSGTWKDLTDNVNVMASNLTGQVRSIAQVATAVARGDLSQKITVEAKGEVAALAGVINTMVDTLSAFADEVTRVAREVGTEGMLGGQARVPNVAGTWKDLTDNVNSMANNLTNQVRNIAQVTTAVAQGDLTRKIDVDARGEILELKTTINTMVDQLSSFAAEVTRVAREVGSEGRLGGQAEVEGVSGTWKRLTENVNELAGNLTRQVRAIAEVTSAVAEGDLTRSITVDASGEVADLKDNINSMVESLRETTRANHDQDWLKSNLARISGLMQGRRDLAVVAELIMDELAPLVSAQYGAFYLAGTDETAGGVELHLVGSYGHPGGVGDDGRPRHFRQGQSLVGQAARSRRAIAVEELPADYVTIGSGIGRTAPRSLVLLPIVVEEQVLGVIELASVNRFTPVHRDFLEQLMETIGVNVNTIVAGSRTEELLGESQRLASELQARSEELQIQQHELQRSNAELEDKAALLATQNRDIEAKNLEIEQARQELEARAQQLWQASTYKSEFLANMSHELRTPLNSLLILAQLLAQNPTRNLTPKQVEYAGVIHSAGSDLLQLINDILDLSKVEAGKMDVTPEHVPLRQLLDYVEATFRPLTVQKSLDFRVTMAPGTASALLTDESRLRQVLRNLLSNAVKFTESGTVELHIEPADPDRLPDRVRRNGPALSFRVSDTGIGIAEQQLETIFGAFKQADGTTSRKYGGTGLGLSISREIAQLLGGSIEARSTLGEGSVFTFHLPLARPDFELQGEIEAGAATAPDEGEQAGARPPVPGPAAVALPAQRRRLLVVEERPRGLLSLVAESAVADLDAGRDTGGSRNRVEVVSVVGAAEGAAALAAEPCHCVVLELDMPQGAAFDFLAALDGDTALLGLPVLAHNSRRLDAAHEQELLTRTDSQPLELLSSLDELRERIALHLGAGRPGEVARPAPRPRAGDRPTPNEVEGSLAGRRVLVVDDDPRNVFALTGILELHGMRVLHAENGRAGIDVLSRHPDIELILMDVMMPEMDGYAATAAIRAMPEHAALPIIAVTAKAMHGDREKSLASGASDYVTKPVDANALIDCMRSWLQL from the coding sequence ATGGACGACACGATTGCCGACAACGGCGCGCAGCTCACGGCGCGCGGTGGGGCACCCCGCTCGGCGGGGGCCGTCGGCGAGGCGGATCTGCGGCAGTTGCTGGCGGGGTTGACCGCGGTGCGCGACGGCGACTTCGGCACCCGGCTGCCCGGTGACGGCGAGGGGCTGCTGGGGGAGATCGCGACGGTCTTCAACGGCATGGTGGACCAGTTGTCGCTGTTCACCTCGGAGGTGACCCGGGTGGCCCGCGAGGTGGGCACCGAGGGGCGGCTCGGCGGGCAGGCCGAGGTGCCAGGGGTGTCCGGGACCTGGGCCGACCTGACCGACTCGGTGAACGCCATGGCGGGGAACCTCACCACCCAGGTCCGCGACATCGCCCAGGTGGCGACGGCGGTGGCCCAGGGCGACCTGTCGCAGAAGATCGACGTGGACGCGCGCGGGGAGATCCTGGAGCTCAAGAACACCGTCAACACCATGGTGGACCAGCTGTCCTCGTTCGGAGCCGAGGTGACCCGGGTGGCCCGCGAGGTGGGCAGTGAGGGGCGCCTCGGCGGCCAGGCCGAGGTGCCCGGTGTGGGCGGGGTGTGGCGGGACCTGACCGACTCGGTGAACTTCATGGCCGGGAACCTCACCGACCAGGTCCGCAACATCGCCCAGGTGACCACGGCGGTGGCCCAGGGCGATCTGTCGCAGAAGATCACGGTGGACGCGCGCGGGGAGATCCTGGAGCTGAAGAACACCATCAACACCATGGTCGACCAGCTGTCCGCGTTCGCGGACGAGGTGACCCGGGTGGCCCGCGAGGTCGGCACCGAGGGGGCGCTGGGCGGGCAGGCGCAGGTGCCCGGCGTCGGCGGCACCTGGCGGGACCTCACGGAGTCCGTGAACTCCATGGCCGGGAACCTTACCGCGCAGGTGCGGTCGATCGCGCAGGTCGCCACCGCCGTCGCCCGCGGCGATCTGTCGCAGAAGATCCGGGTGGATGCGCGGGGGGAGATTCTGGAGCTGAAGGAGACCATCAACACCATGGTCGACCAGTTGTCCGCGTTCGCGGACGAGGTGACCCGGGTGGCGCGGGAGGTCGGCACCGAGGGCAATCTCGGTGGTCAGGCGACGGTTCGCGGGGTGTCGGGGACGTGGAAGGACCTGACCGACAACGTGAATGTGATGGCGTCCAACCTGACGGGGCAGGTGCGGTCGATCGCGCAGGTCGCCACCGCGGTGGCCCGGGGGGACCTGTCGCAGAAGATCACGGTGGAGGCGAAGGGCGAGGTCGCGGCGCTGGCCGGGGTGATCAACACCATGGTCGACACCCTGTCGGCCTTCGCGGACGAGGTGACCCGGGTGGCGCGGGAGGTGGGCACCGAGGGCATGCTCGGCGGCCAGGCCCGGGTGCCGAACGTCGCCGGGACCTGGAAGGACCTGACCGACAACGTCAACTCGATGGCGAACAACCTGACCAACCAGGTCCGCAACATCGCCCAGGTGACCACGGCCGTCGCGCAGGGCGACCTGACCCGCAAGATCGACGTCGACGCCCGGGGCGAGATCCTGGAGCTGAAGACGACCATCAACACCATGGTGGACCAGCTGTCCTCGTTCGCGGCCGAGGTGACCCGGGTGGCCCGCGAGGTGGGCAGCGAGGGCCGGCTCGGGGGGCAGGCCGAGGTCGAGGGCGTGTCGGGCACCTGGAAGCGGCTGACCGAGAACGTCAACGAGCTGGCCGGGAACCTCACCCGGCAGGTCCGGGCGATCGCCGAGGTCACCAGCGCGGTGGCCGAGGGCGACCTGACCCGCTCGATCACCGTCGACGCCTCCGGCGAGGTCGCCGACCTCAAGGACAACATCAACTCCATGGTGGAGTCGCTGCGCGAGACCACCCGCGCCAACCACGACCAGGACTGGCTCAAGTCCAACCTGGCCCGGATCTCCGGCCTGATGCAGGGCCGCCGCGACCTGGCCGTGGTCGCCGAGCTCATCATGGACGAACTCGCACCACTGGTCTCCGCCCAGTACGGGGCCTTCTACCTGGCCGGGACCGACGAGACCGCCGGAGGCGTCGAACTGCACCTGGTCGGCTCCTACGGCCACCCCGGCGGGGTGGGCGACGACGGGCGGCCCCGGCACTTCCGGCAGGGCCAGTCGCTGGTCGGCCAGGCCGCACGCAGCCGCCGCGCGATCGCCGTCGAGGAGCTCCCGGCGGACTACGTCACCATCGGCTCCGGCATCGGCCGGACCGCGCCCAGGAGCCTGGTCCTGCTGCCGATCGTGGTCGAGGAACAGGTCCTGGGCGTGATCGAGCTGGCGTCGGTGAACCGCTTCACCCCGGTCCACCGCGACTTCCTGGAACAGCTGATGGAGACCATCGGGGTCAATGTCAACACCATCGTCGCCGGCTCCCGTACCGAGGAACTGCTCGGCGAGTCGCAGCGGCTGGCCTCGGAGTTGCAGGCCAGGTCGGAGGAACTGCAGATCCAGCAGCACGAGTTGCAGCGCTCCAACGCGGAACTGGAGGACAAGGCCGCCCTGCTGGCGACCCAGAACCGCGACATCGAGGCCAAGAACCTGGAGATCGAGCAGGCCCGGCAGGAGCTGGAGGCCCGCGCCCAGCAGCTGTGGCAGGCGTCGACCTACAAGTCGGAGTTCCTGGCCAATATGAGCCACGAGCTGCGGACGCCGCTCAACAGCCTGCTGATCCTGGCCCAGCTGCTGGCGCAGAACCCGACCCGCAACCTGACGCCCAAGCAGGTGGAGTACGCCGGAGTGATCCACTCGGCCGGATCCGACCTGCTGCAGCTGATCAACGACATCCTGGACCTGTCCAAGGTCGAGGCGGGGAAGATGGACGTGACCCCCGAACACGTCCCGCTGCGGCAGCTCCTCGACTACGTCGAGGCCACCTTCCGCCCGCTGACCGTCCAGAAGAGCCTCGACTTCCGGGTGACCATGGCGCCGGGCACCGCGAGCGCCCTGCTGACCGACGAGTCGCGGCTGCGCCAGGTGCTGCGCAACCTGCTGTCCAACGCGGTGAAGTTCACCGAGTCCGGCACCGTCGAACTGCACATCGAACCGGCCGACCCGGACCGGCTGCCCGACCGGGTCAGACGGAACGGCCCGGCGCTGTCCTTCCGGGTCAGCGACACCGGCATCGGCATCGCCGAGCAGCAGCTGGAGACCATCTTCGGCGCCTTCAAGCAGGCGGACGGCACCACCAGCCGCAAGTACGGCGGCACCGGTCTCGGCCTGTCCATCAGCCGCGAGATCGCCCAGCTCCTCGGCGGCTCCATCGAGGCCCGGAGCACCCTGGGCGAGGGCAGCGTCTTCACCTTCCACCTCCCGCTGGCCAGGCCGGACTTCGAGCTCCAGGGGGAGATCGAGGCGGGTGCCGCCACGGCTCCCGACGAGGGCGAGCAGGCCGGGGCCCGGCCGCCGGTCCCCGGCCCGGCGGCCGTCGCGCTGCCGGCCCAGCGGCGCCGGCTGCTGGTGGTCGAGGAGCGCCCGCGCGGACTGCTCTCGCTGGTCGCCGAGAGCGCCGTGGCCGACCTCGACGCCGGCCGTGACACCGGCGGCTCCCGGAACCGGGTCGAGGTGGTCTCGGTGGTCGGGGCGGCGGAGGGCGCCGCAGCGCTGGCCGCCGAGCCCTGCCACTGCGTGGTGCTGGAGCTGGACATGCCCCAGGGCGCGGCGTTCGACTTCCTGGCCGCCCTGGACGGCGACACCGCGCTGCTGGGCCTGCCCGTGCTGGCGCACAACAGCCGCCGCCTGGACGCGGCCCACGAGCAGGAGCTGCTGACCCGGACCGACAGCCAGCCGTTGGAGCTGCTCTCCAGCCTGGACGAACTGCGCGAGCGGATCGCGCTGCACCTCGGCGCCGGGCGGCCCGGGGAGGTCGCCCGGCCGGCCCCGCGCCCACGGGCCGGCGACCGCCCCACGCCCAACGAGGTCGAGGGCTCGCTGGCAGGGCGGCGGGTGCTGGTCGTCGACGACGACCCGCGCAACGTCTTCGCCCTCACCGGCATCCTGGAACTCCACGGAATGCGGGTCCTGCACGCCGAGAACGGACGCGCCGGCATCGACGTGCTGTCCCGGCACCCGGACATCGAGCTGATCCTGATGGACGTGATGATGCCGGAGATGGACGGCTACGCGGCCACGGCCGCCATCCGCGCCATGCCGGAGCACGCGGCGCTGCCGATCATCGCGGTCACCGCCAAGGCCATGCACGGGGACCGGGAGAAGAGCCTGGCCTCCGGAGCCAGTGACTACGTCACCAAGCCGGTGGACGCCAACGCCCTGATCGACTGCATGCGGAGCTGGCTCCAGCTCTAG
- a CDS encoding enoyl-CoA hydratase-related protein, whose product MIILLVASAFNSLTQRVSVELADRGHTVPVQLSCREEDLHEALHRHDPALIIAPMLRTAIPESVWRARTCLIVHPGPPGDRGPSSLDRAVREGVDRWGVTVLQANGEMDAGDVWASASFPVPPVGKSDLYRNEVSDAALEAVLLAVDRFASGTFRPAAQSGPGQRTAVRTRPFLRQEQRRIDWTADRTGTVLRELRAADSQPGVPDELLGGQWFLHGGYREPTLTGTPGEVLATRAGAICRATVDGAVWIPQLRPRRLPGQPPTFTLPATVALGGLLPAVPDLPLPLDPQWDGPGWTDIRYRETGEVGFLRFSFPGGAMGTAQCERLLAAYHYACARPTSVLVLGGARDFFGNGIHLNVIEAAADPGAESWANLNAIDDLVEAVLTTTDRLVVAALGGNAAAGGVMLALAADEVWCRTGVVLNPHYRLMGLYGSEYWTYSLPRRVGARAAERLTERALPVSAASGHRLGLVDRLIESSAQDFTDQVAGLAVRLSAMSSTRSRIAAKKTERERAESVKPLAAHRDEELARMRRIFDDPTHPYHALRRAFVRKEPPPVAGRPAASPDGASQNARS is encoded by the coding sequence GTGATCATCCTGCTCGTCGCCAGTGCGTTCAACAGCCTGACCCAGCGCGTGTCGGTGGAACTCGCGGATCGCGGACACACCGTCCCGGTGCAGCTGTCCTGCCGGGAGGAGGACCTGCACGAGGCGCTGCACCGGCACGACCCGGCGCTGATCATCGCACCGATGCTGAGGACGGCGATTCCGGAATCGGTGTGGCGGGCCCGCACCTGCCTGATCGTGCACCCGGGGCCGCCCGGGGACCGCGGCCCCTCCTCGCTGGACCGGGCCGTGCGGGAGGGCGTCGACCGGTGGGGGGTGACGGTCCTCCAGGCCAACGGCGAGATGGACGCCGGGGACGTCTGGGCGTCGGCCTCCTTTCCCGTGCCCCCGGTGGGCAAGAGCGACCTGTACCGCAACGAGGTCTCCGACGCGGCGCTGGAGGCGGTCCTGCTCGCCGTGGACCGCTTCGCCTCCGGCACGTTCCGCCCGGCCGCCCAGAGCGGTCCGGGTCAGCGGACCGCCGTCCGCACCCGGCCGTTCCTCCGCCAGGAGCAGCGGCGCATCGACTGGACCGCCGACCGCACCGGAACCGTGCTGCGCGAGCTGCGCGCGGCCGACTCCCAGCCGGGCGTGCCGGACGAGCTGCTGGGCGGGCAGTGGTTCCTGCACGGCGGGTATCGCGAGCCCACCCTGACCGGCACGCCCGGGGAGGTGCTGGCCACCCGGGCGGGCGCGATCTGCCGGGCGACCGTGGACGGTGCGGTCTGGATCCCGCAACTGCGGCCGCGACGCCTGCCGGGACAGCCGCCCACCTTCACGCTTCCGGCGACCGTCGCCCTCGGCGGGCTGCTGCCGGCGGTGCCCGACCTGCCACTGCCCCTGGATCCCCAGTGGGACGGTCCCGGGTGGACCGACATCCGGTACCGCGAGACCGGCGAGGTCGGGTTCCTGCGTTTCTCCTTCCCCGGCGGCGCCATGGGCACCGCCCAGTGCGAGCGGCTGCTGGCCGCCTACCACTACGCCTGCGCCCGCCCGACCTCCGTCCTGGTCCTGGGCGGTGCCAGGGACTTCTTCGGCAACGGCATCCACCTCAATGTCATCGAGGCCGCCGCCGACCCCGGGGCGGAGTCCTGGGCCAACCTCAATGCCATCGACGACCTGGTGGAGGCCGTCCTCACCACCACGGACCGGTTGGTGGTCGCCGCGCTCGGCGGCAACGCCGCCGCCGGCGGAGTGATGCTCGCCCTGGCGGCGGACGAGGTCTGGTGCCGGACCGGCGTGGTGCTCAACCCGCACTACCGGCTGATGGGGCTCTACGGCTCCGAGTACTGGACCTACTCCCTGCCGCGCCGGGTCGGTGCCCGGGCCGCCGAGCGGCTCACCGAAAGGGCGCTGCCGGTGAGCGCCGCGAGCGGGCACCGCCTCGGACTCGTGGACCGGCTGATCGAGAGCAGCGCACAGGACTTCACCGACCAGGTCGCCGGGCTCGCCGTGCGGCTCTCCGCCATGTCCTCGACCCGGAGCCGGATCGCCGCCAAGAAGACCGAGCGGGAGCGCGCCGAGAGCGTCAAGCCGCTGGCTGCCCACCGGGACGAGGAACTCGCCCGGATGCGGCGGATCTTCGACGACCCCACCCACCCGTACCACGCCCTGCGCCGGGCCTTCGTCCGCAAGGAGCCGCCGCCGGTCGCCGGACGGCCCGCGGCATCACCTGACGGCGCATCGCAGAATGCTCGGTCGTAA
- a CDS encoding alpha/beta hydrolase family protein has protein sequence MSEEVRFNSVVGPELAGSIDLPEGEIRGWGIFVHGFTLGKNSPAASRVSKQLAREGIGMLRYDNLGIGDSDGDWGDGSFTVKVQDTVRAAALMAERGTPADLLVGHSWGGAAAIAAAAGATGVRAVATIGAPADPSHVERQYDAVVDRVLSEGSHEWFVGGRTLVLKRAFVDDVRQARLRDRISELNLPLLVLHSPTDDTVDIANAGEIFREARHPRSFVSLEGADHLLTARGQAQRAAHIISAWANQYIHASRPGGADSPVGAGTRLQE, from the coding sequence GTGAGCGAAGAAGTGAGATTCAACAGCGTCGTCGGCCCCGAACTGGCCGGGTCGATCGACCTGCCGGAGGGCGAGATCCGGGGCTGGGGAATCTTCGTCCACGGGTTCACCCTGGGCAAGAACTCGCCGGCCGCCTCGCGTGTCAGCAAGCAGCTGGCACGCGAGGGGATCGGCATGCTGCGCTACGACAACCTCGGGATCGGGGACTCCGACGGCGACTGGGGAGACGGCTCCTTCACCGTCAAGGTCCAGGACACCGTCCGCGCGGCGGCGCTGATGGCGGAGCGGGGCACTCCGGCAGACCTGCTGGTGGGGCACTCCTGGGGCGGCGCGGCCGCCATCGCCGCCGCCGCCGGGGCGACCGGCGTCCGCGCGGTGGCCACGATCGGGGCGCCTGCCGACCCCAGCCATGTCGAGCGACAGTACGACGCGGTGGTGGACCGCGTTCTCAGCGAGGGATCGCACGAGTGGTTCGTCGGCGGAAGGACTCTGGTGCTCAAGCGCGCCTTCGTCGACGATGTCCGCCAGGCCCGCCTGCGGGACCGAATAAGCGAGTTGAACCTGCCGCTGCTCGTCCTGCATTCGCCCACCGACGACACCGTCGACATCGCCAATGCCGGGGAGATCTTCCGCGAGGCACGACACCCGCGAAGCTTCGTCTCCCTGGAGGGCGCGGACCACCTCCTGACCGCGCGGGGGCAGGCGCAGCGAGCCGCCCACATCATCAGCGCCTGGGCCAACCAGTACATCCACGCGTCACGGCCCGGTGGAGCCGACTCCCCGGTGGGCGCCGGTACCCGCCTTCAGGAGTGA